One part of the Chloroflexota bacterium genome encodes these proteins:
- a CDS encoding 2-oxoglutarate oxidoreductase, with protein MEKVYSRPKLLKRTPFHYCAGCGHSIIHRLVAEVIEEMNLQDRIVGVNSAGCSVFAYNYLDLDMAESAHGRGLAVATGLKRASPETIVFTYQGDGDLAAIGTAETIHAANRGERITAIFVNNAVYGMTGGQMAPTTLLAQQTTTTPLGRDARLEGYPIRVSEMLAMLRGVVYVERTAVDSPANIRRTKRAIRKAFQVQLDDLGFSLVEILSPCPINWKRDPLESWQWIGKEMIKEFPMGVMKDLTGQKDAD; from the coding sequence ATGGAAAAGGTATATAGCCGACCCAAATTGCTGAAGAGAACTCCTTTTCATTACTGTGCGGGCTGCGGGCATTCGATTATCCATCGACTGGTGGCTGAAGTTATCGAAGAGATGAACCTTCAAGACAGGATTGTCGGGGTCAACTCGGCTGGCTGCTCCGTCTTCGCCTACAACTATCTTGATCTTGATATGGCAGAATCGGCCCATGGCAGAGGGCTGGCAGTAGCTACCGGCCTAAAAAGGGCTTCTCCTGAAACAATAGTGTTTACCTACCAAGGGGACGGTGATCTGGCAGCCATCGGCACTGCAGAGACCATCCACGCTGCCAACAGAGGGGAAAGGATAACAGCCATTTTCGTCAATAATGCCGTTTATGGAATGACTGGTGGGCAGATGGCTCCGACTACCCTGCTGGCCCAACAGACCACCACCACTCCTCTGGGACGGGATGCCAGGCTGGAAGGATATCCCATCAGAGTGAGCGAGATGCTGGCAATGCTCAGAGGCGTGGTCTATGTTGAGCGAACAGCGGTGGATTCTCCGGCCAACATCAGAAGGACGAAAAGAGCCATCCGCAAGGCTTTTCAGGTGCAGCTCGATGATCTGGGTTTCTCACTGGTGGAGATACTCTCTCCGTGTCCCATCAATTGGAAGAGGGACCCGTTAGAGTCTTGGCAATGGATTGGCAAAGAGATGATCAAAGAGTTTCCGATGGGAGTCATGAAGGATCTCACTGGACAAAAGGATGCTGATTAA